In one window of Episyrphus balteatus chromosome 3, idEpiBalt1.1, whole genome shotgun sequence DNA:
- the LOC129915359 gene encoding uncharacterized protein LOC129915359: MGFLRNQKNGYNLLFDGYMYKKEASFRSTINWICSDGNGKRLSENKCLARCITKWEGGIKLGKNLHNHPRKFTDLPASTISPKVFQERFKYAGF, translated from the coding sequence ATGGGTTTTCTTCGCAATCAAAAGAATGGATATAATTTACTATTTGACGGCTACATGTACAAAAAAGAAGCCAGTTTTCGTTCGACCATCAATTGGATATGTTCAGATGGAAATGGCAAACGTTTATCGGAGAACAAATGTTTAGCAAGATGCATTACCAAATGGGAAGGTGGCataaaattgggaaaaaatctACACAATCATCCAAGAAAGTTTACCGATTTGCCAGCAAGCACAATTTCCCCAAAAGTATTTCAAGAACGATTTAAATATGCTGGATtctaa